One genomic region from Rattus norvegicus strain BN/NHsdMcwi chromosome 10, GRCr8, whole genome shotgun sequence encodes:
- the LOC102555091 gene encoding nuclear envelope pore membrane protein POM 121-like, which yields MGGYLGRACPPPLSVSARDPQKNPLAPDHCISRSPRVNSMDGCLNTADSLPFEDGAALAHPQQHPERIVVAQAQNYPVEKFSSEFLGNQHNSVPTLSSPRMSQNSIILNVFSGKGRDTLRFVLVQPVLIIWSFLTSHLLTQSRKETQINALQESSQVQIKKKKDLTILGEGEEGFTNQGEGSPVTERPCDQGKDSDRSVSASSAFTRLFVNGVLSSFIPKPGPLDRDICSKNSVKSGTKEYQIAFKSSCKRNAIASSYSSSQEQWPPERICVHATRRAGPGAPSAAPGASKGAAAHDSRGAVPGVAPGAMSGAAARAATGAAPGAASSDASGVDTGDASGVARATTDAAPGTASACDTQGAVPGAASGTSAGITLGAAFGVAARAAPGAAASVTPRTSVRAAPGAVASVTLGVAAWAAIGTAASVAPDAAAGTDSRATRGALRGAAARATRGALRGAAARAIRGALRGAAARATQSSLKGAASRASRGALRAAAARAIRGASRGAAARAIRGALKGTAARATQSSSKGAAARATRGVSRGSAARTTRGALKGAAARATRGALRAAAARATRGAAKGAASYAVSLPDWALSQLQVLAKKCREKSCERSSTSSPKKKKKKHREAEQATITDTQVQQEDPRNGLPTPDIPRPVRRKIPLLLPHSRGVPLILPQSGELCFDITVDDFDLEKKTTVQWINKTLKDDGVKAWHN from the exons ATGGGTGGATACCTGGGCCGGGCTTGCCCTCCACCCCTGTCTGTGTCCGCTAGGGACCCGCAGAAGAATCCCTTAGCACCCGATCACTGTATTTCCCGGTCTCCCCGCGTTAATTCCATGGATGGGTGTCTGAACACGGCTGATAGTTTGCCTTTTGAAGATGGTGCAGCTTTAGCCCATCCTCAGCAGCACCCTGAGCGCATTGTGGTTGCCCAGGCACAGAACTATCCAGTGGAGAAGTTTTCCTCTGAATTCTTAGGTAACCAGCACAACTCAGTGCCGACACTTTCTAGTCCCAGGATGTCCCAAAACTCAATAATCCTGAATGTGTTCTCTGGTAAGGGCAGAGACACACTCCGTTTTGTTCTGGTGCAGCCCGTCCTGATTATATGGTCGTTTCTTACTAGCCACCTCTTGACTCAATCTAGGAAGGAGACACAGATTAATGCTCTCCAAGAGAGCAGCCAAGTTcaaatcaagaaaaagaaagatctcACTATCTTGGGAGAAGGTGAAGAAGGATTTACCAATCAGGGGGAAGGCTCCCCAGTCACTGAAAGACCTTGTGATCAGGGAAAGGATTCTGATCGCAGCGTGAGTGCCTCGTCAGCCTTTACACGTCTATTTGTCAATGGTGTGCTCTCTTCTTTTATACccaagccaggtcctctggataGAGATATCTGTTCCAAGAACTCAGTAAAGAGCGGTACTAAGGAATACCAGATCGCCTTCAAGAGCTCATGCAAACGAAATGCCATTGCCAGCTCCTACAGTTCCTCTCAGGAACAGTGGCCACCAGAGAGAATTTGTGTACATGCTACCCGAAGGGCTGGGCCTGGTGCTCCTTCAGCAGCCCCAGGGGCTTCTAAAGGCGCAGCTGCACATGATAGTCGAGGTGCTGTCCCAGGTGTTGCTCCAGGCGCTATGTCAGGTGCTGCTGCACGTGCAGCCACAGGTGCTGCCCCAGGAGCTGCTTCTAGTGATGCTTCAGGGGTTGACACAGGTGATGCTTCAGGTGTTGCACGTGCTACCACAGATGCTGCCCCAGGAACTGCTTCTGCATGTGATACCCAAGGTGCTGTTCCTGGTGCTGCTTCAGGCACTTCTGCAGGCATTACTCTAGGTGCTGCTTTTGGTGTTGCTGCGCGTGCTGCCCCAGGAGCGGCTGCAAGTGTTACCCCAAGGACTTCTGTACGTGCTGCTCCAGGTGCTGTTGCAAGTGTTACCTTAGGGGTTGCTGCATGGGCCGCCATAGGCACTGCTGCAAGTGTTGCCCCAGATGCTGCTGCAGGTACCGATTCACGTGCTACCCGAGGCGCTTTGAGGGGCGCTGCTGCACGTGCTACACGAGGCGCTTTGAGGGGTGCTGCTGCACGTGCTATCCGAGGCGCTTTGAGGGGCGCTGCTGCACGTGCTACCCAAAGTTCTTTGAAAGGCGCTGCTTCACGCGCTTCCCGAGGTGCTTTGAGAGCCGCTGCTGCACGTGCTATCCGAGGCGCCTCAAGAGGCGCTGCTGCACGAGCCATCCGAGGTGCTTTAAAAGGCACTGCCGCACGCGCTACCCAAAGTTCTTCGAAAGGCGCTGCCGCACGTGCGACCCGAGGTGTTTCCAGGGGCTCTGCTGCACGTACTACCCGAGGCGCTTTGAAAGGTGCTGCTGCACGTGCGACCCGAGGTGCTTTGAGAGCCGCTGCAGCACGTGCTACCCGAGGTGCTGCCAAAGGTGCTGCTTCGTATGCTGTGTCACTCCCAGATTGGGCTTTGTCCCAGTTGCAGGTGCTTgccaagaaatgcagggaaaaaaGCTGTGAACGTAGCTCTACCAGTagtccgaaaaaaaagaaaaagaaacataggGAAGCTGAGCAGGCAACTATCACAGATACCCAAGTTCAGCAAGAAGACCCAAGGAAtggcctccccacacctgataTCCCAAGGCCCGTGAGACGCAAGATCCCTCTGTTGCTGCCCCATAGTCGAGGTGTTCCACTGATTCTGCCCCAATCTGGAGAACTATGTTTTGATATCACTGTAGACGACTTTGACCTAGAGAAGAAAACTACTGTGCAGTGGATCAACAAGACCTTGAAGG ATGATGGTGTCAAGGCCTGGCATAATTAA